A region from the Halomonas piscis genome encodes:
- a CDS encoding YihY/virulence factor BrkB family protein, whose translation MKNTILFWFRVLQDAVSVWLERNAFSYAGSLAFYTLFSLAPTVIIAVTVIGVVMGADAAQGQIVARLQGTLGQEAANAVQQAVAQSRIEEAGILPTLLGVGTLLVGATTVFAQMQFSLNTIWGVTAKPTSNSLLVFLKNRLLSLTVVLSIGFILLVSLALGVIVRTMLHAANSLFPYAALLTQGAEALVSLVVVVLLFATIFKVLPDVVLKWKDVLIGAAVTAVLFTLGRSVIAMYLAYTATASTYGAAGSVVMILLWVYYSSLILLFGAAFTRSLLLRRGHSLIPRNSAVLVKRELVQD comes from the coding sequence ATGAAAAACACGATTCTATTCTGGTTCAGAGTGTTGCAGGACGCTGTCAGCGTATGGCTTGAGCGCAACGCCTTCAGCTATGCCGGTTCTCTGGCATTTTACACGCTGTTTTCCCTAGCGCCGACGGTGATTATCGCGGTCACCGTTATCGGCGTGGTAATGGGCGCTGACGCCGCTCAGGGGCAGATTGTGGCCAGGCTTCAGGGCACGCTTGGCCAGGAAGCGGCAAACGCCGTCCAGCAGGCCGTGGCCCAGTCGCGAATCGAGGAAGCCGGTATTTTGCCCACGCTGCTGGGGGTCGGCACGCTGCTGGTGGGGGCCACGACGGTATTTGCCCAGATGCAGTTTTCTCTCAACACCATCTGGGGCGTGACGGCCAAGCCGACGTCCAACAGCCTGCTGGTGTTTTTAAAAAACCGCCTGCTGTCGCTGACGGTGGTGCTCTCCATCGGTTTTATTCTGCTGGTGTCGCTGGCGCTGGGCGTCATCGTGCGCACCATGCTGCACGCGGCCAACAGCCTGTTTCCCTATGCCGCGTTGCTGACCCAGGGGGCCGAAGCGCTGGTATCGCTGGTGGTGGTGGTCCTGCTGTTTGCCACCATCTTCAAGGTGCTGCCCGACGTGGTGCTCAAGTGGAAGGACGTCCTCATTGGAGCGGCGGTGACGGCGGTCCTGTTTACCCTGGGGCGCAGCGTTATCGCGATGTATCTGGCGTACACCGCCACGGCGTCCACCTATGGTGCGGCAGGGTCGGTGGTGATGATTCTTTTGTGGGTTTATTACTCTTCGCTCATTCTTTTGTTTGGCGCGGCGTTTACCCGGTCGCTGCTGCTGCGCCGTGGGCATTCGCTGATACCGCGCAACAGCGCCGTGCTGGTCAAGCGCGAGCTGGTGCAGGACTGA
- the nei gene encoding endonuclease VIII: MPEGPEIRRAADRVEAQLAGGPIDAAWFAFADLRAHADSLIGRRVERVDTRGKAMLVRFDDGRVLYSHNQLYGLWKLHPAGAPPETKRSLRVRLEVGDRAASLYSASDVSMWRDATIEAHPFIARQGPDLLSETVTVGDIAERLASKRFSRRGLGGLLLDQGFVAGPGNYLRSEILFFAGLHHKRRPGDLSGDARQRLARYILELTWQTYRSAGTTNAPEWVEKARRQGEAPRQRRFAVFEREGLGCHRCATPIERVSVGARRLYFCPRCQPSP, from the coding sequence ATGCCCGAAGGACCGGAAATCCGCCGCGCGGCGGACCGCGTGGAAGCACAGCTGGCCGGCGGGCCCATCGACGCGGCCTGGTTCGCCTTTGCCGACCTCAGAGCCCACGCCGACTCGCTCATCGGGCGGCGAGTCGAGCGGGTCGACACCCGGGGCAAGGCCATGCTCGTGCGCTTTGACGACGGCCGGGTGCTGTACTCCCACAACCAGCTGTACGGCCTGTGGAAGCTGCACCCGGCGGGGGCGCCGCCCGAGACGAAGCGTTCGCTTCGCGTGCGGCTTGAAGTCGGCGATCGCGCGGCCAGCCTCTACAGCGCGTCGGACGTGAGCATGTGGCGCGACGCTACCATCGAAGCGCATCCGTTCATCGCCCGGCAGGGACCGGATCTGCTCAGCGAAACGGTCACCGTGGGCGACATTGCCGAGCGTCTGGCGAGCAAGCGCTTTTCCCGCCGGGGCCTTGGCGGGCTGCTGCTGGACCAGGGCTTTGTTGCCGGGCCGGGCAACTACCTGCGCAGCGAGATCCTGTTCTTTGCCGGGCTGCACCACAAGCGCCGCCCCGGGGATCTGAGCGGTGACGCGCGCCAGCGGCTGGCGCGATATATCCTCGAGCTGACCTGGCAAACCTACCGCAGCGCCGGCACGACCAACGCCCCGGAATGGGTAGAAAAGGCCAGGCGCCAGGGCGAGGCGCCGCGCCAGCGGCGCTTTGCCGTTTTTGAGCGCGAAGGGCTTGGCTGCCACCGCTGCGCCACCCCCATCGAACGCGTGTCGGTGGGCGCCCGGCGGCTGTATTTTTGCCCGCGGTGCCAGCCCTCGCCCTGA
- a CDS encoding D-2-hydroxyacid dehydrogenase — protein MTHAVLLDAQSLGEAVDLAPLRDRVDRLTVYDQSNAQNAGDRLADADVAIVNKVVLDAETLSALPRLKLICVLATGLNNIAVDAAEARGIAVKNVTGYGTGSVSQHAMMLMLALANRLPRYQRDVADDQWQQSDFFCLQHHPTLELAGKHLVIVGQGELGNAVAGLAEAFSMRTSFCARPGNEADDPRPTLETLLPEADVLSLHCPLTEATRHLIDRAALKRARPSLLLINCARGGIIDEHAALEALRDGRLGGLGVDTLPHEPPRDGHALLEALDEPLNLIVTPHNAWITPEARQKIVALTADNLAEWQSRR, from the coding sequence ATGACTCATGCCGTCCTGCTGGACGCACAAAGCCTGGGCGAGGCCGTGGATCTCGCGCCGCTGCGCGACCGGGTCGACCGCCTGACCGTCTATGACCAGAGCAACGCCCAGAACGCCGGCGACAGGCTCGCCGACGCCGACGTGGCCATCGTCAACAAGGTCGTGCTCGACGCCGAGACGCTCAGCGCCCTGCCCCGGCTCAAGCTGATCTGCGTGCTGGCCACCGGGCTCAACAACATCGCCGTGGACGCCGCCGAGGCCCGGGGCATCGCGGTGAAGAACGTCACCGGCTACGGGACCGGCAGCGTCTCCCAGCATGCCATGATGCTGATGCTGGCGCTGGCCAACCGGCTGCCCCGCTATCAGCGCGACGTGGCCGACGACCAGTGGCAGCAAAGCGACTTTTTCTGCCTGCAGCACCACCCCACGCTCGAGCTTGCCGGCAAGCACCTGGTCATCGTCGGCCAGGGGGAGCTGGGCAACGCCGTGGCCGGCCTCGCCGAAGCCTTCAGCATGCGCACAAGCTTTTGCGCGCGCCCGGGCAACGAGGCCGACGACCCGCGCCCGACGCTTGAGACGCTGCTGCCCGAGGCCGACGTGCTCAGCCTGCACTGCCCGCTGACCGAAGCCACCCGCCACCTGATCGACCGCGCGGCACTCAAGCGGGCCAGGCCGTCGCTGTTGCTGATCAACTGCGCCCGTGGCGGCATCATCGACGAGCACGCGGCCCTCGAGGCGCTGCGCGACGGCCGGCTCGGGGGACTGGGCGTTGACACCCTGCCGCACGAGCCGCCCCGGGACGGCCATGCCCTGCTCGAGGCCCTCGATGAGCCGCTGAACCTGATCGTCACCCCCCATAACGCCTGGATCACCCCGGAGGCGCGGCAAAAAATCGTGGCGCTGACCGCCGATAACCTCGCCGAGTGGCAGAGCCGGCGCTGA
- a CDS encoding acylphosphatase has protein sequence MTQCYRAMVTGKVQGVSFRQAAREQALKRQITGHAVNLADGRVEVVMYGRREALAELCEWLWQGPPAAHVTHVGLEPLEMPSEGHTPADFTTR, from the coding sequence ATGACGCAGTGCTACAGGGCAATGGTAACCGGCAAGGTGCAGGGCGTAAGCTTTCGCCAGGCTGCCCGGGAACAGGCGCTGAAACGCCAGATTACCGGCCACGCGGTGAACCTGGCCGACGGCCGCGTCGAGGTGGTGATGTACGGCCGCCGCGAAGCGCTTGCCGAGCTGTGCGAGTGGCTATGGCAGGGCCCGCCCGCGGCCCATGTGACTCACGTCGGGCTCGAGCCGCTGGAAATGCCGAGCGAAGGGCACACGCCGGCAGATTTCACCACCCGCTGA
- a CDS encoding fumarate hydratase — protein MTAIAQDDVIQSVADALQYISYYHPKDFIDAMAEAYEREENPAAKDAIAQILINSRMCAFGQRPICQDTGIVTVFVHVGMNVRFADASMSLDDMVNEGVRRAYQLPDNVLRASVLADPDGKRENTRDNTPAIIHHHLVPGDSVEIHVAAKGGGSEAKAKFAMLTPSDSVADWVMEQLPKMGAGWCPPGMLGIGIGGTAEKAMLLAKESLLDPIDIQALRERGAQNRSEELRLELFDRVNRSGIGAQGLGGLTTVLDIKVKDYPTHAANKPVAIIPNCAATRHAHFTLDGSGPAALPAPRLEDWPEITRETGDNVKRVNLDSITPDDVKDWTPGDTLLLSGKLLTGRDAAHKRMLDMLANGEPLPVDLKGRFIYYVGPVDPVGDEVVGPAGPTTATRMDKFTRTLLEDTGLLGMVGKAERGEAAIEAIRDNQAVYLMAVGGSAYLVAQAIKHSRVVGFEDLGMEAIYEFEVEDMPVTVAVDTRGTSIHHTGPAKWKAIIAEKA, from the coding sequence ATGACCGCCATTGCCCAGGACGACGTGATACAGAGCGTCGCCGATGCGCTGCAGTACATTTCCTACTACCACCCCAAGGATTTCATCGACGCCATGGCCGAGGCCTACGAGCGCGAGGAAAACCCGGCGGCGAAAGATGCCATCGCCCAGATCCTGATCAACTCGCGCATGTGCGCTTTTGGCCAGCGGCCGATCTGCCAGGATACCGGCATCGTCACGGTATTCGTCCACGTGGGCATGAACGTGCGCTTTGCCGACGCCAGCATGAGCCTTGACGACATGGTCAACGAGGGCGTGCGCCGGGCCTATCAGCTCCCCGACAACGTACTGCGCGCCTCGGTGCTGGCCGACCCGGACGGCAAGCGGGAAAACACCCGGGACAACACCCCGGCCATTATTCATCACCACCTGGTGCCCGGCGACAGCGTCGAGATCCACGTCGCGGCCAAGGGCGGCGGCAGCGAAGCCAAGGCAAAGTTCGCCATGCTGACCCCTTCGGACAGCGTCGCCGACTGGGTGATGGAGCAGCTGCCCAAAATGGGGGCCGGCTGGTGCCCGCCGGGGATGCTGGGCATCGGCATCGGCGGCACGGCGGAAAAAGCCATGCTGCTGGCCAAGGAATCGCTGCTCGACCCCATCGACATCCAGGCGCTTCGCGAGCGGGGCGCGCAGAACCGCAGCGAGGAGCTGCGCCTGGAGCTTTTTGACAGGGTCAACCGCAGCGGTATCGGCGCCCAGGGGCTGGGCGGGCTGACCACGGTGCTGGATATCAAGGTCAAGGACTATCCCACCCACGCCGCCAACAAACCGGTGGCAATCATTCCCAACTGCGCCGCGACCCGCCACGCCCACTTTACGCTGGACGGCTCGGGCCCGGCCGCGCTGCCCGCGCCCCGGCTGGAAGACTGGCCGGAAATCACCCGAGAAACCGGGGATAACGTCAAGCGCGTCAACCTGGACAGCATCACCCCGGACGACGTCAAGGACTGGACGCCGGGCGATACGCTGCTGCTCAGCGGCAAGCTTCTGACCGGCCGCGACGCCGCCCACAAGCGCATGCTCGACATGCTGGCCAACGGCGAGCCGCTGCCGGTCGACCTGAAAGGGCGCTTCATCTACTACGTGGGGCCGGTGGATCCGGTAGGCGACGAAGTGGTGGGGCCGGCAGGGCCGACCACCGCCACGCGCATGGACAAGTTTACCCGCACCCTGCTGGAAGACACCGGCCTTTTGGGCATGGTGGGCAAGGCCGAGCGGGGCGAGGCGGCGATCGAGGCCATTCGCGACAACCAGGCGGTATATCTGATGGCGGTGGGCGGCTCGGCCTACCTGGTCGCCCAGGCAATCAAGCACTCCCGGGTAGTGGGCTTCGAGGATTTGGGCATGGAAGCCATCTACGAATTCGAAGTGGAAGACATGCCCGTTACCGTAGCGGTGGATACCCGGGGCACCTCGATCCACCACACCGGCCCGGCAAAATGGAAAGCGATCATTGCGGAAAAGGCCTAG
- a CDS encoding bifunctional nicotinamide-nucleotide adenylyltransferase/Nudix hydroxylase, translated as MPQGRSVATRFDFDCLVFIGRFQPPHLGHLAVIREALKRARQVIVLVGSAWQARSLRNPWRFDERLAMLRSGFDAADNQRLEISPLLDALYNDDVWVRDVQSRVRDLTVAHSARLPRIGLIGASRGQSSYYLSLFPQWESVSVPLVEGISASQIRERVFRSPESCADYLNTGAFHELPPGVVERIDAFCRTPPYHKLIEEQRLLDQYRKAWADAPYPPIFVTVNAVVVQSGHILLVRRTAAPGKGLYALPGGFISPHERLLDACLRELRERIRLKVPEPVLKGSLRGQQLFDEPHRSWRGRTLAEAFYFALRPDQQLPRLKPIKGGDHARWVALADLEPESLFEDHFFIIQNFLGLPTDFGNY; from the coding sequence ATGCCTCAAGGACGCTCGGTCGCGACTCGCTTCGACTTTGACTGCCTGGTGTTCATCGGCCGCTTTCAGCCCCCGCATCTGGGCCACCTCGCGGTGATTCGCGAAGCGCTGAAGCGTGCCCGCCAGGTGATCGTGCTGGTGGGCTCGGCCTGGCAGGCGCGCTCGCTGCGCAACCCCTGGCGCTTCGACGAGCGCCTGGCCATGCTGCGCTCGGGCTTTGACGCCGCCGACAATCAGCGACTGGAAATCAGCCCGCTGCTGGACGCGCTGTATAACGACGACGTCTGGGTGCGCGACGTGCAAAGCCGCGTGCGCGACCTCACCGTTGCGCACAGCGCACGCCTGCCGCGCATTGGCTTGATCGGTGCCAGCCGCGGCCAGTCGAGCTACTATCTGTCGCTGTTTCCCCAATGGGAGTCGGTCAGCGTGCCGCTGGTAGAAGGTATCTCGGCAAGCCAGATCCGCGAGCGCGTGTTTCGTTCGCCGGAGTCCTGTGCCGACTACCTGAACACCGGCGCTTTCCACGAGCTGCCGCCGGGCGTGGTGGAGCGCATCGACGCCTTCTGCCGGACGCCGCCTTACCACAAGCTCATCGAAGAACAGCGCCTGCTGGATCAGTACCGCAAAGCCTGGGCCGATGCCCCCTACCCGCCGATTTTCGTTACCGTGAACGCCGTGGTGGTGCAGTCAGGCCATATTTTGCTGGTGCGCCGCACGGCGGCACCGGGCAAGGGCCTTTATGCGCTGCCCGGCGGCTTTATCAGCCCCCACGAGCGTCTTCTGGATGCCTGCCTGCGCGAACTGCGCGAGCGCATTCGCCTCAAGGTGCCCGAGCCCGTGTTAAAGGGCTCACTGCGCGGCCAGCAGCTGTTCGACGAGCCTCACCGCAGCTGGCGCGGACGTACCCTGGCCGAAGCCTTCTACTTTGCTCTGCGGCCGGACCAGCAGCTGCCGCGTCTGAAGCCGATAAAAGGGGGCGACCACGCCCGCTGGGTGGCGCTTGCCGACCTGGAGCCCGAAAGCCTGTTTGAAGATCACTTCTTCATCATCCAGAACTTTCTCGGCCTGCCCACCGACTTTGGCAACTATTAA
- the cls gene encoding cardiolipin synthase yields the protein MTSSLLGLAIALSYALGIVSAVMALMSSRTSQGAVAWIISILTFPYVAVPAYWMFGRPRFYGYVSARGARDSVLRQVLSRYRDKVTPHLAEPGSAEIQAVEKLAMMPLTRGNRAELLVDGEATFDSLCAGLDNARDYILMQFFIVRDDELGRRVQRHLIRAVERGVRVYFLYDGIGSHSLSEGYLRDLADAGVAVSAFRSSRGVRHRFQLNFRNHRKITVVDGQKGWVGGLNVGVEYLGQSQRHGAWRDTHLSLEGPSVLGLQEAFWEDWHWATDEVIELAWQPAAAGTTDHRVVIVPSGPADQQDTASLLVQNLIHSARERLWVTSPYFVPDQGVQDALRLAAMRGVDVRVMMPERPDHLLVYLSALAFLPDMLKAGIKIYRYLPGFLHQKVILVDDNAASVGTVNLDNRSFRLNFEITAFIPSASFAADVDAMLREDFSRCREVSLDELYRQPMWKKVISRAAYLTSPIQ from the coding sequence ATGACATCTTCGCTACTGGGTCTGGCCATTGCGCTGAGCTATGCGCTGGGCATTGTCTCCGCGGTCATGGCGCTGATGTCGAGCCGCACCTCCCAGGGGGCAGTGGCGTGGATCATCTCGATTTTGACCTTTCCCTACGTGGCCGTGCCGGCCTACTGGATGTTCGGCCGGCCGCGCTTTTACGGCTACGTTTCGGCCCGGGGGGCGCGGGACAGCGTGCTGCGCCAGGTGCTCTCGCGCTATCGCGACAAAGTAACCCCGCACCTGGCCGAGCCCGGCAGCGCCGAAATCCAGGCGGTGGAAAAGCTCGCCATGATGCCCCTGACCCGGGGGAATCGGGCCGAGCTGCTGGTTGACGGCGAGGCCACGTTCGACAGCCTGTGCGCCGGGCTGGACAACGCCCGGGACTATATTCTGATGCAGTTTTTCATCGTGCGCGACGACGAGCTGGGGCGTCGGGTGCAGCGGCACCTGATCAGGGCCGTGGAGCGCGGCGTCCGGGTGTATTTTCTCTACGACGGCATTGGCAGCCACTCGCTGAGCGAAGGCTACCTGCGCGACCTGGCCGACGCCGGCGTAGCGGTCAGCGCCTTTCGCTCCTCCCGGGGAGTGCGCCATCGCTTTCAGCTCAACTTTCGCAACCACCGCAAGATCACCGTGGTCGACGGCCAGAAAGGCTGGGTCGGCGGACTCAACGTGGGCGTGGAGTACCTTGGGCAAAGCCAGCGCCACGGCGCCTGGCGGGACACCCACCTGTCGTTGGAAGGGCCCAGCGTGCTGGGACTCCAGGAGGCGTTCTGGGAAGACTGGCACTGGGCCACGGACGAGGTGATCGAGCTGGCCTGGCAGCCGGCAGCGGCCGGAACGACGGATCATCGTGTCGTGATTGTGCCGTCGGGCCCGGCCGATCAGCAGGACACCGCGAGCCTGCTGGTGCAAAACCTGATCCACAGTGCCCGGGAGCGGCTGTGGGTTACCAGCCCGTATTTCGTCCCCGACCAGGGCGTGCAGGATGCGCTGCGGCTGGCCGCCATGCGCGGAGTCGACGTGCGCGTGATGATGCCCGAACGGCCGGACCATCTGCTGGTGTATCTTTCGGCGCTGGCGTTTCTGCCGGATATGCTTAAGGCAGGGATAAAAATATACCGTTATCTCCCCGGCTTTCTTCACCAAAAAGTCATCCTTGTCGACGACAACGCAGCGAGCGTGGGAACCGTCAATCTGGACAACCGCTCGTTTCGGCTCAACTTCGAAATCACCGCTTTTATTCCCAGCGCCAGCTTTGCCGCTGACGTGGACGCCATGCTGCGCGAAGATTTCAGCCGCTGCCGCGAGGTCAGCCTGGACGAGCTGTACCGGCAGCCGATGTGGAAAAAGGTGATTTCCCGGGCGGCGTATTTGACATCGCCCATCCAGTAG
- the aspS gene encoding aspartate--tRNA ligase, producing MRSHYCGQLNETLVDQTVTVCGWVHRRRDHGGVIFLDMRDRDGIAQFVVDPDTAEAFANADRSRSEYVLRITGKVRLRPAGTQNPDMPTGMIEVLAREVEVLNTAATPPFQLDEHGKVGEEVRLKHRYIDLRRPDMIEKLRLRSRISHSVRAFLEQEGFLDIETPILTRATPEGARDYLVPSRTHPGEFFALPQSPQLFKQLLMISGFDRYYQIAKCFRDEDLRADRQPEFTQIDIEASFVEERDIMAITESMIRQLFTEVLDVSLPEFPRMTWHDAMRRFGSDKPDLRIPLELTDVDDLMKDVDFKVFSGPANAADGRVAALKVPGGASLSRKVIDDYTDFVGIYGAKGLAWIKVNDRARGIDGLQSPIVKFMDGVIEDLLDRLDARDGDIIFFGADKTDVVNEAIGALRVRLGDDLELYTRDWAPLWVVDFPMFEIDGSDRLTPLHHPFTAPACTPEEFRANPASALSRAYDMVLNGTELGGGSIRIHDQQMQRTVLEILGIGEEEAQEKFGFLLDALQYGAPPHGGLAFGLDRLVMLMSGANTIREVIAFPKTQSAACLMTDAPGEVTAEQLRELNIRLRQKAQKATEAGE from the coding sequence ATGCGCAGCCATTATTGCGGCCAGCTGAACGAAACATTGGTGGATCAAACGGTTACCGTTTGCGGGTGGGTGCATCGCCGCCGTGATCACGGCGGCGTGATTTTCCTCGACATGCGCGATCGCGACGGCATTGCCCAGTTCGTGGTCGATCCCGATACCGCCGAGGCCTTTGCCAATGCCGATCGTTCGCGTAGCGAATACGTGCTGCGTATTACCGGCAAGGTGCGCCTGCGTCCGGCAGGTACGCAGAACCCGGACATGCCTACCGGCATGATCGAGGTGCTGGCCAGGGAAGTCGAGGTGCTGAACACCGCCGCCACGCCGCCGTTCCAGCTCGACGAGCACGGCAAGGTAGGCGAGGAGGTGCGCTTGAAGCACCGCTATATCGACCTGCGCCGGCCGGACATGATCGAAAAGCTGCGCTTGCGCTCGCGGATTTCCCACAGCGTGCGGGCGTTTCTCGAGCAGGAAGGCTTCCTTGATATCGAAACCCCGATACTCACCCGGGCCACGCCGGAAGGCGCCCGGGACTACCTGGTTCCCAGCCGCACGCACCCGGGCGAGTTCTTCGCGCTGCCCCAGTCGCCCCAGCTATTCAAGCAGCTTTTGATGATCTCGGGCTTCGACCGCTACTACCAGATCGCCAAGTGCTTCCGCGACGAGGACCTGCGCGCCGACCGCCAGCCGGAGTTCACCCAGATCGATATCGAGGCCTCCTTTGTCGAGGAGCGCGACATCATGGCGATCACCGAGTCCATGATTCGCCAGCTGTTTACCGAGGTGCTGGACGTCTCGCTGCCCGAATTTCCGCGCATGACCTGGCACGACGCCATGCGCCGCTTCGGCTCGGACAAGCCCGATCTGCGCATCCCGCTGGAGCTCACCGACGTTGACGACCTGATGAAAGACGTCGACTTCAAGGTGTTCTCCGGACCGGCCAACGCCGCCGACGGCCGCGTTGCCGCGCTCAAGGTGCCCGGCGGCGCCTCGCTGTCGCGCAAGGTCATCGACGACTACACCGACTTTGTGGGCATCTACGGCGCCAAAGGCCTGGCCTGGATCAAGGTCAACGACCGCGCCCGGGGCATTGACGGGCTGCAGTCGCCCATCGTCAAGTTCATGGACGGCGTCATTGAGGACCTGCTCGACCGCCTGGACGCCAGGGACGGCGACATCATCTTCTTCGGCGCCGACAAGACCGACGTCGTCAACGAAGCCATCGGCGCGCTGCGCGTACGCCTGGGCGATGACCTCGAGCTTTACACCAGGGACTGGGCGCCGCTGTGGGTGGTCGACTTTCCCATGTTCGAAATCGACGGCAGCGATCGGCTGACGCCGCTGCACCACCCCTTCACCGCGCCGGCCTGCACCCCGGAAGAGTTCAGGGCTAACCCGGCAAGCGCGCTGTCCCGGGCGTACGACATGGTACTCAACGGTACCGAGCTCGGCGGCGGTTCCATTCGTATCCATGACCAGCAGATGCAGCGCACGGTGCTGGAAATTCTCGGCATCGGCGAGGAGGAGGCGCAGGAAAAGTTCGGCTTTCTGCTCGACGCCCTGCAGTACGGCGCGCCGCCCCACGGCGGGCTTGCTTTCGGCCTCGACCGCTTGGTGATGCTGATGAGCGGCGCGAACACCATCCGCGAAGTCATCGCTTTCCCCAAGACCCAGAGCGCGGCCTGCCTGATGACCGACGCGCCGGGCGAAGTCACCGCCGAGCAGCTCAGGGAGCTCAACATTCGCCTGCGGCAAAAGGCTCAGAAGGCGACAGAAGCCGGCGAATAA
- a CDS encoding LysR substrate-binding domain-containing protein, with protein sequence MNLETKWMEDFVALANTRSFSASARQRHVTQPAFSRRIRALEHAVGATLVDRSTTPIGLTSEGQLFLLTARHLVEQLNESLGHLRGLSIANEALDIVAAHSLALSFFPPWISRLQKGLGELPTRLMAMNVGEAIHVLREGNCDLMLAYYDPFATMQLDQAVFPSFSIGEVKMLPVTLPDSRGAPRHSLSGDGPIPFLTYTQGAFLGRSVRMLLKNDPLRLRLRTVYETAIAEGLKGMVMQGFGMAWIPDFCIREELRDGALIRAGDETWDIPLEIRLYRCSLVHKPGVEKLWRQMMELPRDFLQA encoded by the coding sequence GTGAACCTGGAAACGAAATGGATGGAAGATTTTGTTGCCCTGGCCAATACGCGCAGCTTTTCCGCATCGGCGCGCCAGCGCCACGTGACCCAGCCGGCGTTCAGCCGGCGCATCCGCGCGCTCGAGCACGCCGTCGGCGCTACCCTTGTCGACCGCTCCACCACGCCCATCGGGCTGACCTCCGAAGGGCAGCTGTTTTTGCTGACGGCGCGCCACCTGGTCGAGCAGCTCAACGAATCGCTGGGCCATTTGCGCGGCCTTTCCATTGCCAACGAGGCGCTGGACATCGTCGCCGCCCATTCGTTGGCGCTTAGCTTTTTCCCGCCGTGGATATCTCGTCTGCAAAAAGGGCTCGGCGAGCTCCCCACGCGCCTGATGGCCATGAACGTGGGCGAGGCCATCCACGTGCTGCGCGAAGGCAACTGCGATCTGATGCTCGCCTACTACGACCCCTTTGCCACCATGCAGCTGGACCAGGCCGTGTTCCCGTCGTTTTCCATCGGCGAGGTCAAGATGCTGCCGGTGACGCTGCCCGACAGCCGCGGGGCGCCGCGCCATTCGCTCTCCGGCGACGGGCCGATCCCCTTCTTGACCTATACCCAGGGCGCGTTTCTCGGGCGTAGCGTGCGCATGCTGCTGAAAAACGACCCGCTGCGCCTGCGGCTGCGCACCGTCTATGAAACGGCCATCGCCGAAGGGCTCAAGGGCATGGTGATGCAGGGCTTCGGCATGGCCTGGATCCCCGATTTTTGCATCCGCGAGGAGCTTAGGGACGGCGCTTTGATACGTGCCGGCGACGAGACCTGGGACATTCCGCTGGAAATCCGCCTGTACCGCTGCTCGCTGGTGCACAAGCCCGGCGTGGAAAAGCTCTGGCGGCAGATGATGGAGCTGCCGCGGGACTTTCTCCAGGCCTGA